The following are from one region of the Rhizobacter sp. AJA081-3 genome:
- the lipA gene encoding lipoyl synthase → MATENVTHEAKSAADYDATAKQKSQAKTSRIPIKVVAAETLKKPDWIRVKAGSPSTRFYEIKQILREHKLHTVCEEASCPNIGECFGHGTATFMIMGDKCTRRCPFCDVGHGRPDPLDADEPLNMAKTIAALKLKYVVITSVDRDDLRDGGAGHFVECIRQVRELSPATRIEILTPDFRGRMDRALDILKAAPPDVMNHNLETVPRLYKEARPGSDYAFSLNLLKRFKEFAPGVSTKSGLMVGLGETDDEILQVMRDMREHGIDMLTIGQYLAPSGHHLPVRRYVHPDTFRMFEAEAAKMGFSHAAVGALVRSSYHADQQAASAGVA, encoded by the coding sequence ATGGCGACCGAAAACGTCACCCACGAAGCGAAGAGCGCAGCCGACTACGACGCGACGGCCAAGCAGAAATCGCAGGCCAAGACGTCGCGCATCCCCATCAAGGTGGTGGCGGCCGAGACGCTGAAGAAGCCCGACTGGATCCGCGTCAAGGCGGGCTCGCCAAGCACGCGCTTCTACGAGATCAAGCAGATCCTGCGCGAGCACAAGCTGCACACGGTGTGCGAGGAAGCCTCCTGCCCGAACATCGGCGAGTGCTTCGGCCACGGCACGGCCACCTTCATGATCATGGGCGACAAGTGCACGCGGCGCTGCCCGTTCTGCGACGTCGGCCACGGCCGGCCCGACCCGCTCGATGCGGACGAGCCGCTGAACATGGCCAAGACGATCGCGGCGCTCAAGCTCAAGTATGTGGTCATCACCAGCGTCGACCGCGACGACCTCCGTGACGGTGGCGCAGGCCACTTCGTCGAGTGCATTCGCCAGGTTCGCGAGTTGTCGCCGGCCACGCGCATCGAGATCCTCACGCCCGACTTTCGTGGCCGCATGGACCGCGCGCTCGACATCCTGAAGGCCGCGCCTCCCGACGTGATGAACCACAACCTCGAGACCGTGCCGCGCCTGTACAAGGAAGCGCGTCCCGGCTCCGACTACGCCTTCTCGCTGAACCTGCTCAAGCGATTCAAGGAGTTCGCACCCGGCGTGTCCACCAAGAGCGGGCTGATGGTCGGCCTGGGTGAGACCGACGACGAGATCCTGCAGGTGATGCGTGACATGCGCGAGCACGGCATCGACATGCTCACCATCGGCCAGTATCTGGCACCCAGCGGCCACCACCTGCCGGTGCGCCGCTACGTGCACCCGGACACCTTCAGGATGTTCGAGGCCGAGGCGGCGAAGATGGGCTTCAGCCACGCGGCTGTCGGCGCACTCGTGCGTTCGAGCTATCACGCCGACCAGCAGGCTGCGTCCGCCGGCGTCGCCTGA
- the lipB gene encoding lipoyl(octanoyl) transferase LipB — protein sequence MVRVLGRVDYAATMDAMRGFTEQRDESTPDEIWLCEHAPVYTQGLAGQAGHVLNPRGIPVLQTNRGGQVTYHGPGQVVAYPLIDLRRLGIYVKEYVYRLEHCVIKTLEGFGITGHRVAGAPGIYVELADPSGHAARTGPRSDPFEGLGKIAALGIKVTRHCTYHGVALNVAMDLSPFDGINPCGYAGLQTVDLAKIGVSTDWDTVAGRLGDKLASHLSP from the coding sequence ATGGTCCGCGTGCTCGGCCGCGTCGACTACGCGGCGACGATGGACGCGATGCGCGGTTTCACCGAACAGCGTGACGAGAGCACGCCCGACGAGATCTGGCTGTGCGAGCACGCGCCGGTCTACACGCAGGGCCTGGCCGGCCAGGCCGGCCACGTGCTGAATCCGCGCGGCATCCCGGTGCTGCAGACCAACCGCGGCGGCCAGGTCACGTACCACGGGCCGGGGCAGGTGGTGGCCTATCCGCTCATCGACCTCAGGCGCCTGGGCATCTACGTCAAGGAGTACGTCTACCGGCTGGAGCACTGCGTGATCAAGACGCTCGAGGGCTTCGGCATCACCGGCCACCGCGTCGCTGGTGCGCCGGGCATCTACGTCGAGCTCGCCGATCCCTCCGGACATGCGGCGCGCACCGGCCCACGCAGCGATCCGTTCGAGGGCTTGGGCAAGATCGCCGCGCTGGGCATCAAGGTCACTCGGCACTGCACCTACCACGGCGTGGCGCTGAACGTGGCGATGGACCTGAGCCCCTTCGACGGCATCAACCCGTGCGGCTATGCCGGCCTGCAGACGGTGGACCTCGCTAAAATCGGGGTTTCCACCGACTGGGACACCGTGGCGGGGCGGCTTGGAGACAAGCTGGCATCGCACCTGAGCCCCTGA
- a CDS encoding YbeD family protein codes for MREIPPEQSLIQYPSQFPIKVMGANVDGFAQAVVKIAQQFDPDLDAATVETRPSKAGNYLGVTITITATSREQLDELYRTLSTHPMVKVVL; via the coding sequence ATGAGAGAGATCCCGCCCGAGCAGTCGCTGATCCAGTACCCGTCGCAGTTCCCGATCAAGGTGATGGGCGCGAACGTGGACGGCTTCGCGCAGGCCGTCGTGAAGATCGCGCAGCAGTTCGATCCGGACCTGGATGCCGCGACCGTCGAGACACGCCCGAGCAAGGCCGGCAACTACCTCGGCGTGACGATCACCATCACCGCGACCAGCCGCGAGCAGCTCGACGAGCTGTACCGCACGCTGTCGACGCACCCGATGGTGAAGGTGGTGCTCTGA
- a CDS encoding D-amino acid aminotransferase: MQTLPDTLCYLNGEYSSLRDAKVSVLDRGFIFGDGIYEVVPVYGRRLFRFDEHLARLGRSLSKLRIADPHSPEQWLERSRKLVAALAEKAGAEDQLIYIQVTRGVALRDHVMPTDIAPTVFMMASPMKHATADQRHHGVACVTARDFRWERGDIKSTSLLGNVLARQMSADHGAVETVMFRDGYLTEASASNVWVVHEGAVLGPPKSEHVLEGIRYDLIRELCEETGIAYNLRPIPEGEVLAADELLLSSATKEVLPVTKLDGQPVGHGALRGKPGPVYARLYEAYQRAKQSQSI, encoded by the coding sequence ATGCAGACCCTGCCCGACACGCTGTGCTACCTCAACGGCGAGTACAGCTCGCTGCGCGACGCCAAGGTGTCGGTGCTCGACCGCGGCTTCATCTTCGGCGACGGCATCTACGAGGTCGTGCCGGTCTACGGCCGGCGGCTGTTCCGCTTCGACGAGCACCTGGCGCGGCTGGGCCGCAGCCTCTCGAAGCTGCGCATCGCCGACCCGCATTCGCCGGAGCAGTGGCTGGAGCGCAGCCGCAAGCTGGTCGCCGCGCTGGCCGAGAAGGCCGGGGCCGAAGATCAGTTGATCTACATCCAGGTGACGCGCGGCGTGGCGCTGCGCGACCACGTGATGCCCACCGACATCGCGCCCACCGTGTTCATGATGGCCAGCCCGATGAAGCACGCCACGGCCGATCAGCGCCATCACGGCGTGGCCTGCGTGACGGCGCGCGACTTCCGCTGGGAGCGCGGCGACATCAAGAGCACCTCGCTGCTGGGCAACGTGCTGGCGCGGCAGATGTCGGCCGACCACGGCGCGGTGGAGACCGTCATGTTCCGCGACGGCTACCTCACCGAGGCCTCGGCGAGCAACGTCTGGGTGGTGCACGAGGGCGCGGTGCTCGGGCCGCCGAAGAGCGAGCATGTGCTCGAGGGCATCCGCTACGACCTGATCCGCGAGCTGTGCGAGGAAACCGGCATCGCCTACAACCTGCGCCCCATCCCCGAAGGCGAGGTGCTGGCAGCCGACGAACTACTGCTCAGCTCGGCGACCAAGGAGGTGCTGCCGGTCACCAAGCTCGACGGCCAGCCCGTCGGCCACGGCGCACTGCGCGGCAAGCCCGGACCGGTGTACGCGCGCCTGTACGAGGCGTATCAGCGTGCCAAGCAGTCGCAGTCGATCTGA